In Thermococcus sp. M39, the following are encoded in one genomic region:
- a CDS encoding TrpB-like pyridoxal phosphate-dependent enzyme translates to MEKVKAVLKPEEMPTKWYNILPDLPEPLAPPLDPETDEPISPEKLKRIFAEELVKQEMSSERFIKIPEEILEIYAKIGRPTPLFRATNLEKTLKTSARIYFKYEGATITGSHKINTALAQAYYAKNQGIERLVTETGAGQWGTALSLAGALFGLKIRVYMARASYQQKPYRKILMQTYGAEIFPSPSDRTNVGRKFLAQDPNHPGGLGIAISEAIEDVLNDENARYSLGSVLNHVLMHQTIIGEEARLQMELLGEEPTTIVGCVGGGSNFAGLAYPFVRDVLKGKAEYEFYAIEPRAAPSMTRGVYTYDYGDSGRLTPKIKMHTLGHTYYVPPIHAGGLRYHGLAPTLSILINHGIVKPRAYHQTEVFEAAVLFARTEGIVPAPESAHAVKGAIDLALEAKEKGEEKVILFNLSGHGLLDLKGYADFLEGKLQDYEPGEIPILKGY, encoded by the coding sequence ATGGAGAAAGTTAAAGCCGTTTTGAAGCCAGAGGAAATGCCAACGAAGTGGTACAACATTTTGCCAGATTTGCCAGAGCCATTAGCTCCGCCATTAGACCCAGAGACAGATGAGCCAATAAGCCCAGAGAAACTGAAGAGAATTTTTGCTGAAGAGTTAGTTAAGCAGGAGATGAGCAGTGAAAGGTTCATTAAAATACCAGAGGAAATTTTAGAGATATATGCCAAGATTGGAAGACCAACACCGCTATTTAGGGCAACAAATCTTGAAAAAACTTTGAAAACATCAGCAAGGATTTACTTCAAATATGAAGGGGCAACGATAACAGGAAGCCACAAGATAAACACAGCTTTAGCTCAAGCTTATTACGCTAAAAATCAAGGTATTGAAAGATTAGTCACCGAAACTGGCGCAGGTCAGTGGGGAACAGCTTTATCCTTAGCAGGGGCTTTGTTTGGACTGAAGATTAGGGTGTACATGGCAAGGGCAAGCTACCAGCAGAAGCCTTACAGAAAAATACTAATGCAGACCTATGGAGCCGAAATCTTTCCATCGCCAAGTGATAGAACAAACGTCGGAAGGAAGTTTTTAGCTCAAGACCCCAACCATCCAGGAGGGTTAGGAATAGCAATAAGTGAAGCTATAGAAGATGTTTTGAATGACGAAAATGCTCGCTACTCATTGGGTAGTGTTTTAAATCACGTTTTAATGCACCAGACAATTATTGGAGAGGAAGCAAGGCTTCAAATGGAGCTACTTGGTGAAGAGCCAACAACAATCGTTGGCTGTGTTGGAGGCGGAAGCAACTTTGCTGGCTTAGCTTATCCGTTCGTTAGAGACGTTTTAAAGGGCAAAGCGGAGTATGAGTTCTATGCGATAGAGCCGAGAGCAGCGCCATCAATGACGAGAGGAGTTTACACTTACGACTACGGAGACAGCGGAAGGCTAACGCCGAAGATAAAAATGCACACCTTGGGCCACACTTACTATGTTCCCCCAATCCACGCCGGCGGCTTGAGGTATCATGGCTTAGCTCCAACACTGAGCATTTTAATAAACCACGGTATAGTTAAGCCTAGGGCATATCACCAGACAGAAGTGTTTGAGGCGGCAGTTCTATTTGCAAGAACCGAAGGTATCGTTCCAGCACCAGAGAGTGCTCACGCTGTAAAGGGAGCGATAGATTTGGCTTTGGAGGCAAAGGAGAAGGGAGAGGAAAAAGTCATACTATTCAACCTCAGCGGACATGGACTACTAGACTTAAAGGGTTATGCAGACTTTTTGGAGGGCAAACTTCAAGACTACGAGCCCGGAGAGATCCCGATTTTGAAAGGATATTAG
- a CDS encoding ribonuclease P protein component 2: MKERPKTLPPTLRDKHRYIAFQVIGERNFKKDEIKKAIWDASLRVLGELGTARAKPWFIKFDEKTQTGIVRCDRRYVEEVRFALAMLTEISGSKAIIRTLGVSGTIKRLRMKFLKEFGW; encoded by the coding sequence ATGAAAGAGAGACCAAAAACTTTACCACCAACGCTTAGGGATAAGCATCGCTACATTGCTTTTCAAGTAATTGGGGAAAGGAATTTCAAAAAAGACGAAATTAAAAAAGCAATTTGGGATGCTTCTCTTAGAGTTCTTGGGGAATTAGGAACTGCAAGGGCAAAGCCTTGGTTCATCAAGTTTGACGAAAAAACTCAAACCGGAATTGTTAGATGTGATAGAAGGTATGTGGAGGAAGTTCGTTTTGCTTTAGCTATGCTCACTGAAATTAGTGGTTCAAAAGCCATAATAAGGACGCTTGGAGTTTCCGGGACAATAAAGCGTTTAAGGATGAAGTTTCTAAAAGAATTTGGGTGGTAA
- the psmA gene encoding archaeal proteasome endopeptidase complex subunit alpha, whose amino-acid sequence MAFVPPQAGYDRAITVFSPDGRLFQVQYAREAVKRGATAVGVKCKEGVVLAVEKRVTSRLIEPESYEKIFQIDDHIAAASSGIIADARVLVDRARLEAQIYRLTYGEPVPLTVLVKKICDLKQMHTQYGGVRPFGAALLMAGVNEKPELFETDPSGAYFEWKAVAIGSGRNTAMAIFEEKYREDMTLEDAIKLAVLALAKTMEEPSPENIEVAVITVEEKKFKKISKEKVAKCLEEALKEAEEEEVAEKEEDYTELDSNY is encoded by the coding sequence ATGGCGTTTGTACCACCACAAGCTGGGTATGATAGGGCTATAACTGTTTTCAGCCCTGATGGGAGGCTTTTCCAAGTACAATACGCAAGAGAAGCAGTTAAAAGAGGTGCAACAGCTGTAGGAGTAAAGTGTAAGGAAGGAGTTGTTCTGGCTGTAGAAAAAAGAGTAACAAGCAGATTAATTGAGCCGGAAAGCTATGAAAAGATTTTCCAGATTGACGACCATATAGCAGCTGCTTCGAGCGGTATAATAGCAGATGCAAGGGTTTTGGTTGATAGGGCTCGTTTAGAGGCTCAAATTTACCGCTTAACATATGGGGAACCAGTCCCACTTACCGTTTTGGTGAAGAAGATTTGCGACCTCAAGCAGATGCACACCCAATATGGGGGTGTTAGACCCTTCGGTGCTGCTCTTTTAATGGCGGGTGTCAATGAAAAGCCAGAGCTCTTTGAAACAGATCCAAGTGGTGCATACTTTGAGTGGAAGGCAGTAGCAATAGGAAGCGGCAGAAACACAGCTATGGCAATCTTTGAAGAGAAGTACAGAGAGGACATGACACTCGAGGATGCAATAAAGCTAGCTGTCTTAGCTTTGGCAAAGACGATGGAAGAGCCTTCACCAGAGAACATAGAAGTGGCAGTGATCACAGTTGAGGAAAAGAAGTTCAAGAAGATAAGTAAAGAGAAAGTTGCAAAGTGCCTTGAGGAAGCTTTGAAAGAGGCTGAAGAAGAGGAAGTTGCTGAGAAGGAGGAAGATTATACTGAATTAGACAGCAACTACTGA
- a CDS encoding ribosome assembly factor SBDS has translation MPIDVDKAVIARLKTHGETFEILVDPYLARDFKEGKDVPIEEILATPYVFKDAHKGDKASEHEMEKIFGTSDPYEVAKIILKKGEVQLTAQQRREMLEEKKRQIATIIHKHAVDPRTGYPHPVDRILKAMEEAGVRVDVFKDAEAQVPDVIKAIRRFLPLKIEVKVIAVKIPSDYVGKAYGEVRKFGTIKREEWASDGSWMFLIEIPGGVEEEFYEKLNALTKGNVITKLIERKGL, from the coding sequence GTGCCAATAGATGTTGACAAAGCAGTGATTGCAAGGTTAAAGACACATGGGGAGACATTTGAGATTTTGGTTGACCCTTATCTTGCCAGAGACTTCAAGGAGGGCAAAGATGTTCCAATAGAGGAAATTCTTGCCACTCCCTATGTTTTTAAAGATGCACACAAGGGAGATAAAGCGAGTGAGCATGAGATGGAGAAAATCTTTGGAACAAGTGACCCATATGAAGTTGCGAAGATAATTCTCAAGAAAGGAGAAGTTCAGCTCACAGCCCAGCAGAGGAGAGAGATGCTTGAGGAAAAGAAGAGGCAGATAGCTACGATAATTCACAAGCATGCAGTTGACCCAAGAACAGGATATCCTCACCCAGTTGACAGAATTCTTAAAGCCATGGAGGAAGCTGGAGTTAGGGTTGACGTCTTTAAAGATGCCGAAGCTCAAGTTCCCGATGTCATAAAAGCTATTCGAAGATTCTTACCGCTCAAGATTGAGGTTAAAGTGATAGCTGTAAAGATACCTTCGGATTATGTAGGAAAAGCATACGGAGAAGTTAGAAAATTCGGAACAATTAAGAGGGAAGAGTGGGCAAGCGATGGTTCATGGATGTTCCTTATTGAAATCCCAGGTGGAGTTGAAGAAGAGTTTTATGAGAAGCTTAATGCCCTTACAAAGGGCAATGTTATAACTAAACTTATAGAGAGGAAGGGACTATGA
- the rrp4 gene encoding exosome complex RNA-binding protein Rrp4 — protein sequence MRRVFVQNRELVVPGTLLAQGPFKNGRGTFKEGNRIYSTVVGLVDIRNDFIRVIPLEGPYIPEVGDNVIGKIIDVKFSSWTVDIGAPYQATLRIQDAVEEKIDLLKTDLRKIFDIGDIIYAKVKAFNEVNQIDLTTKGMPFNGGPLKGGQIVKITPSKVPRLIGKGGSMINLIKKMTQTRIIVGQNGWVWVSGRKEELERVAIEAILKVDRESHTQGLTDRVKELLLTRLKELKDQGIIEEIPQIEEGEENDGKA from the coding sequence ATGAGAAGGGTTTTTGTACAAAATAGGGAATTAGTGGTTCCAGGAACGCTATTGGCACAGGGACCGTTCAAGAACGGCAGAGGAACTTTCAAAGAAGGGAACAGGATTTACTCAACAGTTGTTGGCCTCGTAGACATAAGAAATGACTTCATAAGGGTTATTCCTCTTGAAGGACCATACATTCCAGAAGTTGGAGACAATGTCATTGGAAAGATCATTGATGTAAAATTCTCAAGCTGGACTGTAGACATCGGAGCGCCTTATCAAGCAACATTAAGAATACAGGATGCTGTTGAAGAAAAAATTGACCTCTTGAAGACAGACTTAAGGAAAATATTTGATATTGGAGACATAATCTATGCGAAAGTGAAAGCCTTCAATGAAGTGAACCAAATTGACCTAACAACTAAGGGAATGCCCTTTAACGGCGGTCCATTAAAGGGTGGACAGATTGTAAAAATAACCCCATCTAAAGTGCCCCGTTTGATTGGTAAGGGCGGTTCTATGATAAATCTAATCAAAAAAATGACCCAGACAAGGATTATTGTTGGACAAAACGGATGGGTATGGGTCAGCGGAAGAAAAGAGGAGCTTGAGAGAGTTGCAATTGAGGCAATACTGAAGGTTGATAGAGAAAGCCATACACAAGGACTGACTGATAGAGTAAAAGAGCTGCTTTTGACAAGATTGAAAGAACTCAAAGACCAGGGAATTATTGAGGAAATACCTCAAATAGAAGAGGGTGAAGAAAATGATGGGAAAGCCTGA
- the rrp41 gene encoding exosome complex exonuclease Rrp41: MMGKPEDIKLINENGRRIDGRKKYELRPIKMEVGVLKNADGSAYVEWGKNKILAAVYGPREIHPKHLQRPDRAILRVRYNMAPFSVEERKKPGPDRRSVEISKVIRGALEPAIILELFPRTAIDVFIEVLQADAGTRVAGITAASLALADAGIPMKDLVSACAAGKIEGQIVLDLNKEEDNYGEADVPVAIMPIKNDITLLQMDGYLTKDEFLEAVRLAIKGAKAVYQKQREALKEKYLKIAQEVGE; this comes from the coding sequence ATGATGGGAAAGCCTGAGGATATAAAGCTTATTAATGAGAATGGAAGGAGAATTGATGGCAGAAAAAAGTATGAGCTCAGACCAATTAAAATGGAAGTTGGTGTTTTGAAGAACGCTGATGGATCTGCTTATGTAGAATGGGGTAAGAATAAAATTCTTGCTGCAGTTTATGGGCCAAGAGAAATTCATCCAAAGCACTTACAGAGACCAGATAGGGCAATATTAAGAGTTAGATACAACATGGCTCCCTTCAGTGTCGAAGAGAGGAAAAAACCTGGACCAGACAGGAGGAGCGTTGAGATAAGCAAGGTCATCAGAGGGGCATTGGAGCCAGCGATCATACTTGAATTATTCCCAAGGACTGCAATTGATGTTTTCATTGAGGTTCTTCAAGCAGATGCAGGAACGAGAGTTGCCGGAATTACTGCTGCTTCTCTAGCATTGGCAGATGCGGGAATTCCTATGAAGGACTTAGTCTCAGCATGTGCTGCTGGAAAGATTGAGGGGCAGATTGTTCTTGACTTGAACAAGGAAGAGGACAACTATGGAGAAGCAGATGTCCCAGTTGCAATAATGCCAATAAAGAACGACATAACCCTTCTTCAGATGGATGGCTACTTGACAAAAGATGAGTTCCTTGAAGCTGTGAGATTAGCGATAAAGGGAGCAAAAGCAGTCTACCAGAAACAAAGGGAGGCATTGAAGGAGAAATATCTCAAAATAGCCCAGGAGGTAGGTGAGTAA
- the rrp42 gene encoding exosome complex protein Rrp42, with translation MEVMASIMKDHIIELLKERKRIDGRGLEDLRPLEIKVNVIEKAEGSAWVKLGNTQVLVGIKLDLGEPFPDLPDKGVMTTNVELVPLASPTFEPGPPDERAIELARVVDRGIRESQAIDLEKLVIVPGKLVRVVFIDVHVLDHDGNLIDAAGIGAIAALLSTKMPKIEYNEETGEVVILDEYEPLPVTKIPIPVSFAKIGGTIVVDPNLEEEQVMDGKLTITTDENGHISAVQKSEGGSFKLEEVMYAVDVAFKKAQEIREKILEAVGKKE, from the coding sequence ATGGAAGTTATGGCTTCGATTATGAAAGACCACATCATTGAACTCCTCAAAGAGAGGAAGAGAATTGATGGGAGAGGCTTGGAGGATTTAAGACCTCTTGAAATAAAAGTTAATGTCATTGAAAAGGCTGAGGGCTCAGCATGGGTTAAGCTCGGTAATACTCAAGTTCTCGTTGGAATTAAGCTTGATTTGGGCGAACCCTTCCCGGATTTGCCAGATAAGGGTGTTATGACAACGAACGTTGAGCTCGTTCCATTAGCTTCACCGACCTTTGAGCCGGGTCCTCCAGATGAGAGGGCAATTGAGCTGGCTAGAGTTGTTGACAGAGGAATAAGGGAAAGCCAAGCAATTGACTTAGAAAAGCTCGTCATTGTTCCAGGAAAGCTCGTCAGAGTAGTCTTCATTGACGTTCATGTCCTTGACCACGATGGGAACCTCATAGATGCCGCAGGAATTGGAGCAATTGCAGCTCTGCTTTCAACAAAGATGCCAAAAATTGAGTACAACGAAGAGACTGGCGAAGTTGTGATACTTGATGAGTATGAGCCGTTACCAGTAACAAAAATCCCAATTCCAGTGAGCTTTGCTAAGATTGGAGGAACAATAGTTGTTGACCCAAATCTTGAAGAAGAGCAGGTAATGGATGGGAAATTAACAATAACAACAGATGAGAATGGCCACATCTCAGCAGTGCAGAAGAGCGAAGGTGGAAGCTTCAAGCTCGAAGAAGTCATGTATGCAGTTGATGTTGCATTCAAGAAAGCTCAAGAGATTAGAGAGAAGATTCTTGAGGCTGTAGGAAAGAAGGAGTAA
- a CDS encoding 50S ribosomal protein L37ae produces the protein MLMATKKVGSAGRFGPRYGLKIRRRVAAVEAKMKQKHTCPVCGRKAVRRISTGIWQCQKCGATFAGGAYLPVTPAGKVAKRVVSRA, from the coding sequence ATGCTCATGGCAACTAAAAAGGTTGGTTCAGCTGGAAGATTTGGTCCAAGATATGGTCTCAAGATTAGAAGAAGGGTAGCAGCTGTAGAAGCAAAGATGAAGCAGAAGCACACCTGCCCAGTTTGTGGAAGAAAGGCAGTTAGAAGAATAAGCACTGGAATTTGGCAGTGCCAAAAGTGTGGAGCAACCTTTGCTGGCGGAGCTTATTTGCCAGTCACACCAGCTGGAAAAGTTGCTAAAAGAGTAGTTTCAAGGGCTTGA
- a CDS encoding DNA-directed RNA polymerase subunit P yields MVEVVYRCAKCGKEVKLDLAIAREVRCTYCGSKILYKPRPKVARRVKAI; encoded by the coding sequence ATGGTTGAAGTTGTTTATAGATGCGCAAAATGTGGGAAGGAAGTTAAGCTTGATTTAGCCATTGCAAGGGAAGTTCGCTGTACATACTGCGGAAGCAAGATACTTTACAAGCCGAGACCTAAAGTTGCAAGAAGAGTAAAAGCAATCTGA